In the Procambarus clarkii isolate CNS0578487 chromosome 70, FALCON_Pclarkii_2.0, whole genome shotgun sequence genome, AGAGTACAGAGTACAGACATCCCTACATCCTGCTTATATTTTACTACCTCGAAACATTCATTTATATTGTTTTTCCAAGTCCTTACTAAAGTCAAAGACTTAGTTTTATTTCAGATTAATACATagtgtagttatttatcttgtaaATTTATTGTTGCCTTACAGGATAGTTACTTAGGTACAGTGTTGCCAGTTATATAACAACCATTCTCGTGCACATTGCCACATCACTTACAAGACAGTCTAGTAATCCTCACTTATTGGTTCGCCTACACGGTACTCGCATTTTTCTTCCATTGATATTTTGCTTTTATATAATATTCAATATGTTTAGGTTAGCCGCATTTCGTGCTAACCCGGAGGAGGAGCTCCAAACATTAATTCGTGCTACTAGAGCAGAATTAATCACCCTTACTACTGAATACCACATCACTCCTCCCCATGGCGTCACCAaagctggaccattctcaatcgacttgagaatagtccaggacggaccgaaacgtcgtcgtcccttcaccatctagtgtgtggtctggtcaactcaacAAAGCTAAGCTTCATAACCTGTTTATTGACCATCTTGCAGACAATGATCTTATTACTCCAGAGCAGCAGGACCAACATAGAGTTGCTGAtaaaaccacactcacacacatgaaaCGAAAAATCTAGTTAGCTCAACTAGAAGCTGCTGCCGATGAACGCAAACGGGAGATGAGACAACAAGAGGCTGAATTagcccgtgaacgtgaacgagaacAACGCCAGCTATAACTGCAAGAAGCTGAAATACAACGTGCTCGTGAACATGAACAATTCCGGCTCTACGAACAAAAAGCTGAATTAAAACGTGCACTTGAACAAGAACGACTCCAGATCCagcaacaagaagctgaactgccacgtcaacgtcaagaacaagaaactgaactgcaacgtcaacgtcaagaacaagaagctgaactgcaacgtcaacgtcaagaacaagaagctgaactgcaacgtcaacgtcaagagcaagaagctgaactgcaacgtcaaCGTGAAGAACAAGAAACTGAactgcaacgtcaacgtcaagaacaagaagctgaactgcaacgtcaaCGTGAAGAACAAGAAACTGAactgcaacgtcaacgtcaagaacaagaagctgaactgcaacgtcaaCATCAAGAACAAGAAACTGATCTGCAACGTCGAAGAGAAGTAGAACGACTGGAAATCCTAGCTCAAGAGCATCAACTCAAGAGACAACAAGAGGAGGATGGAGTTGGCATCACATTACGCTTGGAACAAGATAGATCAGACACCGGGCTcgagttcccgctcctggagttagAACTTGAAAGTCTCCACCTCTCTCAGCGCCATGAAGCAGAAGCCAACTTACCGGTATGTTTTAAACCTACAGATTGTATTAAAATGATGCCGCCTTTTTTAGAGGCAGAAGTAGATTCATTTTTTGTGTCAATCGAGGCCTTGGCCACGCAGTTACAATAGCCTAGGAATCAATGGTCAATACTTCTCAGGTCACATCTTACAGGAAGAGCTGCCTTAACACTCAGTACTCTTGCCAACGAGACTGACTACAatgttgttacggccctattgggtcgcaactggggttcttctctgatgttattagagtttgggtatccggccccaagttagtagtggctttcaaggggtgtgttccgtaacgcaagtaaattaaaggggaagggatacaaatgcactaaatttaaatatatatatattccaccaccataaataaatatctcagtcactcgctgggtctataactacacttatgtacaataactgtcttcctctgaagacgcggaatgttccacggtgctcaagatgagtagccctggttctcttctttgtggcccacgatgaatccttcgattctctcggtgagtctaccctggccacaggccagccaaatcacagtcccactgggtgcacagtcgtggaggccttcaaccacaaatccagcctgtagctggcaggttccaatcagctctgctgcgtaggccactccacgaccgatactagggttgcgagccctaggcaggagcctcatgtgattccacagatcactctcctcaccacagtggctagtctctttcaccagtcaacacccaggtacgacgattcctcgactctgccacgtcacaggcaggctaacactctcagcagtgttcgtccgggagcaactcacagcttctgcagtaaacacatggagagactatggctgcctagGGTAGACTGCCAcaccgtccaatacagcagtcccaggtcgactctgtaatcagacacgtcattagtacttggGAACTAatcattaccctttggaacttagtttggtcagagagtatgatgttcattttcgccagatattcgtcttttttaagaatgacatatattggcgacttgtcacctctcctgacaactatctccttgttctcacgaaggtttttagctgccgctttaagctcgggggacagtatgatgcttctgtaattgcctcgattctttcctccttctgcaataagttctgcttgtaaggtatctttggtagtgaccttcttttgtgtctcgaggtcgaatatgtcgtccaactgaatttccaactctactttccgggccatctcactcggtctggacataacatgacagtttatgcccagatttaggagagtgacttggtcctcagtgaggttatttcctgcaaggttcaggaagccatctcttggtcgtggaattgccatatgtcctccatataatgttgttagtttcttgataatccttgtttcagtgctgaggtgatgttggtctgtgaggatgtcgaggtgttgttcaatgcgggtacggatactttcgtcgatgttgctatttctccactcgtttgtagcatgaagtagttgcgttttgttgtctttgagaaggaggaaagaatcgaggcaattacagaagcatcatactgtcccccgagcttaaagcggcagctaaaaacctgcgtgagaacaaggagatagttgtcaggagaggtgacaagtcgccaatatatgtcattcttaaaaaagacgaatatctggcgaaaatgaacatcatactctctgaccaaactaagttccaaagggtaatgaaggacactacagctgaattaaaagcaaaggtcaacaaactgatcgaaactgtgaacgccaagaaatccggactccacctgctaaagatcattggggaatataaacctggatatgcgtatggaaatgtcaagacacacaagcctggaaacccacttcggccaatcattagccagatacccacacccacgtacagactggcgaagcgactcaacggcctgctgactccttatgttccttgcgccttcagcctgaagtctccaaaggaatttgttgacttactgcggggcacacgggccacagggataagagcctcgttggacgtagaatcgctgtttaccaacgtacctgtggacgagacaatcggaatgatagccgatagagtgtatcgtgatccagcctgtactcctcttgacataccagaaaatattctgaggaaactactccaagcttgtactaaagaggcacccttcttgagcccggatgggcacatgtataagcaagtagatggggtcgccatgggttctctcctaggtgtcctgtttgcaaacttctacatgggtaccatcgagcaaaaagtcttagtcgacatgaacttgaaaccggccatatactgcaggtatgttcacgacatttttacacaggtacctgatgtcagacatctgtaagagctgaaggaggcatttgagcagagttccgtgctgcgtttcacttacgagatggaaaaggatgggaagctgccctttctagatgtaacagtcatggaaaagggcggaggtttccacactgcagtctacactaaggaaacgaacataggaatgttcctaaatgccaacagcgactgcccagacaggtacaagaggagtgttgttaacgcatatgtcgaccgtgctctcagccacagctcagaatggaagcaagtcgacgaagaactctgcagggtaaggcaggacctagtcaataacggcttctccaatggtttcgtcgaagacatcataagaaggaaagtgaaaagccatgcaacctctgaagagacaactaacacaacacctataccccctattagactattttacaggaacttcttttccacagttcataaaacggaggaaagggtcctgaaagatattgttaatagaaacgttatacctacagacaaaaatcagaggatacaactgacgatttactataaaaccagaaaaacggccagcctactcatgagaaactctccagacacaaaacagaacgctttaaaagagactaacgtcgtctatgcctttaaatgccctcttggggactgtaagctccaaaaaacccagtatataggcaagacaacaacatctctttctaggcgtttaacgatgcataagcaacagggctccattaaggaacatataatctcttcccacaaccaaaccatagccagagaaatcctagtaaacaacacagaaatcatcgatagatacagcgatagcaggcggcttgacgtttgcgaggcactacacatcaagaagtcaacaccagcaatctacaggaaattattgcacaactatattctacccacctctaacCTCCGctgcaatatagaagcatcaagaaatatggaccaataggctttctacaaacacttctattcaatacccattgtttcgtgttctgtcttgtgttgatgaaattaatacactattaataccacctcttgttctgtcttgtgttgatgaaattaataccctattaatgccacctcttgttctgtcttgtgttaatgccacatcaccccttccacctcactcaaatgtagatataaaatcggagatgcgtaagttctattcagttgtgtatttgtgaactaaagtctttgaaaatgtaataagttttacgaaacgcgctcgtgtcgcgtcagactagaaataaaaatgaattttggagaattgatttttgatttacctccaacagtgaaaagaaatgtacgaaagattgagaaaattcgtgttaaaattattaatcttactttttcggtcatatttaataatatatgtctacaggaaagactgctaccaaaatatccttttattatatatatatatatctatatctatatatatatatatatatatatatatatatatatatatatatatatatatatatatatatatatatatatatatatatatatatatatatatatatatatatatatatatatatatatgcgttctggctactaggtacgacatatgtctatatatatatatatatatatatatatatatatatatatatatatatatatatatatatatatatatatatatatatatatatatatatatatatatatatataactgaaaactcacaccccagaagtgactcgaacccatactcccagaagcaacgcaactggtatgtacaagacgccttaatccacttgaccatcacgacccgacaaaatgaggtgatagccgaggctatatgaaccaccccaccgccggcactcgaaccACCCCACTCgccgtgatttggtaaaatgctatgcccaagataactatccgagtgccggcggtggggtggttcatatagcctcggctatcacctcattttgtccggtcgtgatggtcaagtggattaaggcgtcttgtacataccagttgcgttgcttctgggagtatgggttcgaatcacttctggggtgtgagttttcagttgcatatgtcctggggaccattcaggcttgttcgcatttgtgttcctcacgtgtgccccaaagaatgaggtgatttggtaaaatgctatgcccaagataactatccgagcgccggcggtggggtggttcatatagcctcggctatcacctcattttgtccggtcgtgatggtcaagtggattaaggcgtcttgtacataccagttgcgttgcttctgggagtatgggttcgagtcacttctggggagtgagttttcagttgcatatgtcctggggaccattcaggcttgttcgcatatatatatatatatatatatatatatatatatatatatatatatatatatatatatatatatatatatatatatatatatatatatatatatatatatatatatatatatatatatatatatatttaatatattatataatatattatatatatatatatatatatatatatatatatatatatatatatatatatatatatatatatatatatatatatatatatatatatatatatatatatatatatatgtcgtacctagtagccagaacgcacttctctgcctactatgcaaggcccgatttgcctaataagccaagttttcatgaattaatggtttttcgactacctaacctacctaacctaacctaacctaattttttcggctacctaacctaacctaacctataaaggtaggttaagttaggttaggtagggttggttaggttcggtcatatatctacgttaatttaaactccaaaaaaataaaattcaccttatacataatgaaatggttagctttatcatttcataagaaaaaaattagagaaaatatattatttcaggaaaacttggcttattaggcaaatcgggccttgcaaagtaggctgaaaagtgcgttctggctactaggtacgacatatatatatatatatatatatatatatatatatatatatatatatatatatacatatatatatatatatatatatatatatatatatatatatgtcgtacttagtagccagaactcacttctcagcctactatgcaaggcccgatttgcctaataagccaagttttcatgaattaatgttttttcgtctacctaacctacctaacctaacctaacctagctttttttggctacctaacctaacctaacctatatatataggttaggttaggttaggtagggttggttaggttcggtcatataactacgttaattttaactccaataaaaaaaaattgacctcatacatagtgaaaagggtagctttatcattttataagaaaaaaattatagtaaatatattaattcaggaaaacttggcttattaggcaaatcgggccttgaatagtaggctgagaagtgagttctggctactaggtacgacatatatatatatatatatatatatatatatatatatatatatatatatatatatatatatatatatatatatatatatatatatatatatatatatatgtcgtaactagtagccagaacgcacttttcagcctactatgtaaggcccgatttgcctaataagccaagttttcctgaattaatatattttctctatttattttcttatgaaatgataaagctacccatttaatagtgtatgaggtcaatatgattttattggagttaaaattaacgtagatatatgaccgaacctaaccaaccctacctaacctaacctaacctatctttataggttaggttaggctaggtagcctaaaaagttaggttaggttaggttaggtaggttaggtagtcgaaaaacaattaattcatgaaaacttggcttatttggcaaatcgggccttgcatagtaggctgaaaagtgcgttctggctactaggtacgacatatatatatatatatatatatatatatatatatatatatatatatatatatatatatatatatatatatgtcgtacctaatagccagaacgcacttctcagcctactattcaaggcccgatttgcctaataagccaagttttcataaattaatgttttttcggctacctaacctacctaacctaacctaacctagctttttttggctacctaacctaaccttacctataaatataggttaggttaggttaggtagggttggttaggttcggtcatatatctacgttaattttaactccaataaaaaaaaattgacctcatacatagagaaaagggttgctttatcatttcataagaaaaaaattatagtaaatatattaattcaggaaaacttggcttattaggcaaatcgggccttgaatagtaggctgagaagtgagttctggctactaggtacgacatatatatatatatatatatatatatatatatatatatatatatatatatatatatatatatatatatacatatatatatatatatatatatacatatatatatatatatatatatatatatatatatatatatatatgtatatatatatatatatatatatatatatatatatatatatatatatatatatatatatatatatatatatatatatatatacatatatatatatatatatatatacatatatatatatatatatatatatatatatatatatatatatatatatatatatatatatatatatatatatatatatatatatatatatatatatatatatatatatatatatatatatatatatatatatatatatatatatgtcgtacctagtagccagaactcacttctcagcctactatgcaaggcccgatttgcctaataagccaagttttcatgaattaattgtttttcgactacctaacctacctaacctaacctaacataactttttcggctacataacccaacctaacctatagagataggttaggttaggttaggtagggttggttaggttcggtcatatatctacgttaattttaactcaatgaacaaaaattgacctcatacattatgaaatgggtagctttatcatttcataagaaaaaacttagagaaaatatattaattcaggaaaacttggcttgttaggcaaatcgggccatgcatagtaggctgagaagtgagttctggctactaggtacgacatatatatatatatatatatatatatatatatatatatatatatatatatatatatatatatatatatatatatatatatatatatatatatatatatatatatatatatatatatatatatatatatatatattattaaatatgaccgaaaaagtaagattaacaattctaacacgaattttctcaatctttcgtacatttcttttcactgttggaggtaattcaaaaatcaattctccaaaattcatttttatttctagtctgattacttgctgctgggtcgtgcgctttaatattagtatattttggtagcagtctttccagtagacatatattattaaatatgaccgaaaaattaagattaataattctaacacgaattttctcaatctttcgtacatttcttttcactgttggaggtaattcaaaaataaattccccaaaattcgtttttatttctagtctgattccttgctgctgggtcgtgcactttaatattagtatattttggtagcagtctttcctgtagacatatattattaaatatgaccgaaaaagtaagattaataattctaacacgaattttctgaatctttcgtacatttcttttcactgttggaggtaattcaaaaatcaattctccaaaattcatttttatttctagtctgattccttgctgcttggtcgtgcgctttaatattagtatattttgatagcagtctttcctgtagacatatattattaaatatgac is a window encoding:
- the LOC138356136 gene encoding ensconsin-like, producing the protein MDDLANYEDDTHARLNPFVKSMAQSKATKTAATNTTHPEVKRPSVEKTVHINKLKIYRAREELELPSASLVPDPVELTDNSSYESDGENDPLSSLRGLTQADHLLGYLSEQEAELQRQRQEQEAELQRQREEQETELQRQRQEQEAELQRQREEQETELQRQRQEQEAELQRQHQEQETDLQRRREVERLEILAQEHQLKRQQEEDGVGITLRLEQDRSDTGLEFPLLELELESLHLSQRHEAEANLPVCFKPTDCIKMMPPFLEAEVDSFFVSIEALATQLQ